The following coding sequences are from one uncultured Desulfobacter sp. window:
- a CDS encoding AAA family ATPase: MLNDVMKHFDIVKEFRQAEYFETQYLKKLKEDIKFSIQKGKIIAVSGIVGCGKTTVLKNFQTTLEKDGEVIVSRSLSIDKKRVTIPMLIVALFLDLAGKKADNSDIKIPTHPEKRIRKLKKIIKDKQKPVVLFIDEAHDLHANTLKGLKRLFETVNMDGGCLSILIAGHPKLKCDLQRPILEEIGSRADIFTMDGIVASKREYIEWIINKCTKSGVKIDSIITDDAVDLLAESLLTPLQIGYHLTLSLEEAYKIGIKLVTEDIVKSVIAKDINDIEPRLIRYGFNVKNLSEMLNVKPSIIRSFLKGKLSASQGQELQREMLAVGVPI, translated from the coding sequence ATGCTAAACGACGTGATGAAACACTTTGATATTGTAAAAGAGTTCAGGCAAGCTGAATATTTCGAGACACAATATCTGAAAAAATTGAAAGAGGACATCAAGTTTTCCATTCAAAAAGGGAAAATTATTGCAGTTTCCGGTATTGTAGGGTGTGGGAAAACGACTGTGCTGAAAAATTTTCAGACGACATTGGAAAAAGATGGTGAAGTCATCGTATCCAGGTCTTTGTCAATTGATAAGAAAAGAGTAACCATTCCAATGCTGATAGTTGCACTATTTCTTGATTTAGCAGGGAAAAAGGCTGACAATTCAGATATTAAAATTCCCACACATCCAGAAAAGAGAATACGAAAACTTAAAAAAATTATTAAAGACAAACAAAAGCCTGTTGTCCTTTTTATCGACGAGGCCCATGATCTGCATGCAAATACCTTAAAGGGTTTGAAGCGATTATTTGAAACCGTCAATATGGATGGGGGATGTCTCTCGATACTGATAGCCGGCCACCCGAAGTTGAAATGTGATTTACAACGGCCAATTTTAGAGGAAATCGGATCTCGTGCTGATATTTTTACCATGGATGGTATTGTAGCCAGTAAGAGGGAATATATTGAATGGATAATCAATAAATGCACGAAATCCGGAGTTAAAATTGACTCTATCATAACTGACGACGCGGTTGATCTTCTTGCTGAGAGCCTACTTACTCCCTTACAAATTGGGTATCATTTGACACTATCTCTTGAAGAGGCCTACAAGATTGGCATAAAACTAGTCACTGAAGATATCGTCAAGTCGGTGATTGCTAAGGATATTAATGATATTGAACCCAGGCTGATTCGATATGGCTTCAATGTTAAAAATTTGTCTGAAATGCTCAATGTAAAACCGTCAATTATCAGATCATTTCTAAAAGGTAAATTGTCAGCCAGTCAGGGGCAAGAACTTCAGCGAGAAATGCTTGCTGTTGGGGTACCAATTTGA
- a CDS encoding IS481 family transposase, giving the protein MPQKRIPEERLFELINRIESLPFRSSERKEIIIEFADLYGVSINTVYRRLRERKTPKPLRRSDYGSPRSIEKKDLKKYCEVIAAIKVKSSNKKNHRLSTAEIIRILEMHGVDTPYGYLKPPKGMIKKSTINKYLKKWGYTTELCFIEPAVTRFQARYSNECWQFDLSPSDLKKLPRWPEWIDPKTRKPQLMLYSVVDDRSGVAYQEYHAVYGEDVEAALRFLYRAMASKDVEGFPLQGIPKTIYMDNGPISKSGIFIRVMNFLGIEILKHPPKGKDGRRTTARAKGKVERPFRTVKEVHETLYHFHTPENIDEANQWLINYILRYNERDHRTEPHSRLDDWIKNIPNTGIQKMCPWDRFCTFTREPENRKINPDATVTVNGIKYDVSHELAGSEVVVWWGLFDNELYVECGEKKFGPYKPVESVIPFNKYRSRSKTVLEKKADRIEKLANEIKIPLSVLADDPRVPGSLLKKLPTETVINKFEDPDPFQEFTFTNTIEAKKAISDYLGMPLAKLTPEQLNCIDEILIETLKKKEVISQIRDYFRSSSKRRLDAKRRDETL; this is encoded by the coding sequence ATGCCTCAAAAAAGAATTCCTGAAGAACGATTGTTCGAATTAATCAATCGAATTGAATCACTGCCTTTCAGGAGTTCGGAAAGAAAAGAAATCATCATTGAATTTGCTGATCTTTATGGTGTTTCTATAAACACTGTCTACAGGCGATTGCGGGAACGTAAAACCCCCAAACCGCTTCGAAGATCTGATTATGGCAGTCCCCGATCCATCGAAAAAAAGGATTTGAAAAAATACTGTGAAGTGATCGCGGCGATAAAAGTCAAATCAAGCAATAAAAAGAATCATAGGCTCTCGACAGCAGAAATTATCAGGATCTTGGAAATGCATGGGGTGGACACTCCTTATGGATACCTCAAGCCGCCGAAAGGGATGATCAAGAAAAGTACGATTAATAAATATCTGAAAAAGTGGGGTTACACAACCGAACTTTGTTTTATTGAACCTGCAGTTACAAGATTCCAGGCCAGGTATTCAAATGAGTGCTGGCAATTCGATTTGAGTCCCTCAGATTTAAAAAAATTACCGAGATGGCCGGAGTGGATAGATCCAAAGACCAGAAAACCCCAGTTAATGCTTTATAGTGTTGTTGATGACCGAAGCGGTGTCGCTTATCAGGAATATCACGCAGTCTATGGTGAAGACGTAGAAGCGGCATTGCGTTTTTTGTATAGAGCTATGGCCTCCAAAGATGTGGAAGGATTTCCGCTTCAGGGAATACCCAAGACAATCTATATGGATAACGGCCCTATTTCAAAAAGCGGTATTTTTATTCGAGTTATGAATTTTTTGGGAATAGAAATTTTAAAACATCCGCCGAAAGGGAAAGATGGTCGGCGGACAACAGCTCGTGCAAAGGGAAAGGTAGAAAGACCTTTTCGTACTGTAAAAGAAGTTCATGAAACGCTTTATCATTTTCACACACCAGAGAATATTGACGAAGCGAATCAGTGGCTGATCAATTATATTTTGCGATACAACGAGAGAGATCATAGGACAGAACCCCATTCCAGGTTGGATGATTGGATCAAAAACATCCCCAACACCGGAATTCAAAAAATGTGCCCCTGGGACCGGTTTTGCACATTCACGCGTGAACCTGAAAACAGAAAAATCAATCCTGACGCGACAGTAACGGTCAACGGCATTAAATATGACGTTTCTCATGAATTGGCCGGCAGTGAGGTGGTCGTTTGGTGGGGACTGTTTGATAATGAATTGTATGTTGAATGTGGTGAAAAAAAATTTGGTCCTTATAAACCAGTTGAAAGTGTAATACCGTTTAATAAGTACCGATCTCGTAGTAAAACAGTTTTGGAAAAGAAGGCTGACCGAATTGAAAAATTAGCCAATGAAATAAAAATTCCCTTAAGTGTTTTAGCTGATGATCCCCGAGTACCGGGATCGTTATTAAAAAAGCTGCCTACGGAAACTGTAATTAACAAATTTGAAGATCCTGATCCCTTCCAGGAATTTACCTTTACGAATACCATTGAAGCCAAAAAGGCCATATCGGATTATTTAGGTATGCCGTTAGCAAAGCTGACACCTGAACAATTAAATTGTATTGATGAAATCCTTATTGAAACACTTAAGAAAAAAGAGGTGATTTCACAAATTCGTGATTATTTCAGATCATCATCGAAAAGGAGACTGGATGCTAAACGACGTGATGAAACACTTTGA